A window of bacterium genomic DNA:
ACGGGTCTATCCGGGCAAAGGCTCCCGGTGAACTCCTCCACCTGGATGTGACCATCATCCGGTTGCTCGATGGAACGAGAGCGTATCTCCATGGAGTGATCGACAACTACTCCAGACGGATCCTGTCTTGGAAAATTGAGGAACGGCTCGGCGGCGGCGGGACCTGTCGGATATTGGGTGAAGCTGTCGCTCAACTCAGTGTTTGTCCCGGGCATGCGATCGTTGTCGCGGACTCGGGAAGCGAGAACGTCAACGGAGCCGTCGATGATTTCATCGACGGCCAGGAGTTGACACGGGTTCTAGCTCAAGTCGAGATCACATTTTCCAATTCGATGATCGAGGCATTCTGGCGATCCTTGA
This region includes:
- a CDS encoding transposase family protein; the protein is MRGGDALENGSIRAKAPGELLHLDVTIIRLLDGTRAYLHGVIDNYSRRILSWKIEERLGGGGTCRILGEAVAQLSVCPGHAIVVADSGSENVNGAVDDFIDGQELTRVLAQVEITFSNSMIEAFWRSLKHGWLYLHTLDSLTALRRLIEFYVEAHNEARPHSAFHGQTPNEMFFGMGDEVTRKLSAARRSAREERMRANRTARCGVCDGETSSGALLLQRPRSRMS